The following proteins come from a genomic window of Eleginops maclovinus isolate JMC-PN-2008 ecotype Puerto Natales chromosome 8, JC_Emac_rtc_rv5, whole genome shotgun sequence:
- the rcl1 gene encoding RNA 3'-terminal phosphate cyclase-like protein: MASHGLDYDGCNFFRQRLVLSTLSGKRVRIKNIRSKDDNPGLRDFEASFIRLLDKVTNGSRIEINQTGTVLFYQPGLLFGGSVEHDCNTQRSIGYYLEALLMLAPFMKTSLKATLKGVTNDHIDPTVDVLKSTALPLMKQFGIDGEGFDLKVVKRGMAPGGGGEVVFTCPTRRTMRPVQLTDPGKIKRIRGVAYSVRVSPQMANRIVDTARSVLNKFIPDIYIYTDHMKGANSGKSPGFGLTLVAETLNGSFLSAEMSSTPQGQGDPMLPEDLGMNCAKLLLEEVYRGGCVDSSNQSLALLLMTLGQQDVSKVLLGPLSPYTIEFLRHIRDFFQIMFKIEVQKPSEDERKGGDKVLMTCVGVGYSNINKTLK; encoded by the exons atggCCAGCCACGGTCTCGATTACGATGGTTGCAATTTCTTCAGACAGCGGCTTGTGTTATCCACACTCAGTGGAAAGCGTGTTAGAATAAAGAACATAAGGTCCAAAGATGACAACCCGGGGCTCCGCG ATTTTGAGGCCAGCTTTATAAGACTGCTAGACAAAGTGACCAATGGTTCCAGAATAGAGATTAACCAGACAG GTACTGTGTTATTCTACCAGCCTGGCTTGTTGTTTGGTGGCTCAGTAGAACATGACTGCAACACACAGCGCTCGATCGGCTACTATCTGGAGGCTCTGCTCATGCTGGCTCCATTCATGAAGACCTCTCTGAAGGCCACGCTTAAGGGGGTCACCAACGACCACATTGACCCGACG GTGGATGTGCTGAAGTCCACAGCCCTCCCTCTGATGAAGCAGTTTGGCATTGATGGAGAGGGCTTTGATCTCAAA GTGGTGAAGAGGGGTATGGCGCCTGGCGGGGGAGGAGAGGTAGTTTTCACATGTCCAACCCGCAGGACGATGAGGCCGGTTCAACTGACCGACCCAGGAAAGATCAAGAGGATCAGAGGAGTGGC ATATTCAGTTAGAGTTTCTCCTCAGATGGCCAACAGGATAGTGGACACAGCCAGGAGCGTCCTAAACAAGTTCATTCCTGACATCTACATCTACACCGACCACATGAAGGGAGCAAACTCTGGCAA ATCTCCAGGTTTTGGTCTGACCCTGGTGGCAGAGACGCTGAACGGCTCCTTCCTCAGTGCTGAGATGTCCTCCACGCCGCAGGGGCAAGGAGACCCCATGCTTCCAGAGGACCTTGGCATGAACTGTGCCAAGCTCCTTTTGGAAGAGGTGTATCGG GGTGGCTGTGTGGATTCCTCCAATCAAAGCCTGGCGCTGCTGTTGATGACCCTTGGCCAACAGGACGTATCGAAGGTTCTGCTCGGACCCCTCTCCCCATACAC GATCGAGTTCCTCAGACATATTAGAGATTTCTTCCAGATCATGTTCAAGATCGAAGTACAGAAGCCTTCAGAagacgaaaggaaaggaggcgACAAGGTCCTGATGACCTGTGTAGGAGTCGGTTACAGCAACATTAACAAAAcccttaaataa
- the ak3 gene encoding GTP:AMP phosphotransferase AK3, mitochondrial, whose amino-acid sequence MVLQRIFRAVIMGPPGSGKGTVSARITKTFVLSHISSGDILRANINAKTELGLLMKCCIDQGQLVPDDVMSRIILRDLRAMDHSSWLLDGFPRTVFQAEALDDAHSVDTVINLNVPFNTIKQRLTSRWTHLPTGRVYNVDFNPPKVPGLDDETGEPLVQRDDDTPDTVTRRLKAYENQTEPVLEYYRSKGVLETFTGTETDKIWPHVEAFLHKKLFSIKQKVA is encoded by the exons ATGGTTCTCCAAAGGATTTTTCGTGCTGTTATTATGGGACCACCGGGGTCGGGGAAAGGAACCGTGTCTGCACGCATTACCAAAACTTTTGTGCTAAGCCACATTTCTAGTGGGGACATTTTGAGAGCCAACATCAACGCCAAAACTG AGCTGGGTCTGTTGATGAAGTGCTGTATTGATCAAGGTCAGCTGGTACCCGATGACGTCATGTCCCGTATCATCCTGCGTGACCTGAGAGCAATGGACCACAGCAGCTGGCTGCTCGATG GTTTCCCTCGTACAGTATTCCAGGCCGAGGCTCTGGATGACGCACACAGTGTGGATACAGTCATCAACCTTAATGTACCTTTCAACACAATCAAACAGAGGCTCACTTCACGCTGGACTCACCTTCCCACCGGCAGAGTCTACAACGTGGATTTCAACCCGCCTAAAGTCCCC GGTTTGGATGATGAGACAGGGGAGCCTCTGGTCCAGAGGGATGATGACACACCTGATACGGTCACACGGAGACTGAAGGCCTATGAAAACCAGACAGAGCCAGTCTTAGAGTACTACAG GAGTAAAGGTGTGCTAGAGACCTTCACTGGAACAGAAACCGACAAGATTTGGCCGCACGTCGAGGCTTTCCTCCACAAAAAACTCTTCTCCATCAAACAGAAAGTCGCATAG
- the cdc37l1 gene encoding hsp90 co-chaperone Cdc37-like 1 isoform X2 — protein MASLCQGQQRCVKASIVSSWRLAEAQDQLCSLGVHSSESLEQERARTLACPTELTHTEEEWRRKESMLGGHETSRSAVLGAVRSWDVFDKSIINVQHQPEQMDQEKCKTFLQKFDQELKHFGMLHRWDDSQRFLAEMPQIICEETANYLVLWCMRLQQEGKEALMEQVAHQAVVMRFILEMASTSQQDPRGCFRQFFHKAKEGQDVYLEVFHTEFEAFKHRVRESAVKSRCEALHNVEPQPSDTHCRVEPKEALDSFPKVSEYPKKRYIEAGLWTSTGSWTKDDATETDDIRMMETS, from the exons ATGGCGTCGCTGTGTCAGGGCCAGCAGCGCTGTGTGAAGGCCTCCATCGTGTCCAGCTGGAGACTGGCTGAGGCCCAGGATCAGCTCTGCTCTCTGGGCGTCCACAGCTCAGAGTCCCTGGAGCAGGAACGTGCTCGGACTCTGGCCTGTCCCACCGAACTCACGCACACTGAGGAGGAGTGGCGCCGCAAGGAGAGCATGCTGGGAGGTCACGAGACCAGTCGCAGTGCTGTGCTCGGAGCCGTCAGAAGTTGGGACGTTTTTGATAAG AGTATTATCAATGTTCAACATCAACCTGAACAAATGGACCAGGAAAAGTGCAAGACGTTTCTTCAAAAGTTTGATCAAGAGCTCAAGCATTTTG GTATGTTGCACAGATGGGATGACAGTCAACGATTCCTTGCAGAGATGCCTCAGATCATCTGTGAGGAGACGGCCAACTACTTAGTTCTGTGGTGCATGAGACTACAGCAAGAGGGG AAAGAAGCGCTGATGGAGCAGGTGGCGCACCAAGCTGTAGTCATGCGCTTCATCCTGGAGATGGCTTCCACGTCCCAGCAGGATCCTAGAGGCTGCTTCAGACAGTTCTTCCACAAAGCCAAA GAAGGACAAGACGTCTACTTAGAAGTCTTCCATACAGAGTTTGAGGCCTTCAAACACAGAGTGAGAGAATCTGCAGTCAAGTCCAGATGTGAAGCACTCCATAATGTAGAACCACAACCAAgtgacacacactgcagagttGAACCCAAAGAAGCCCTGGACTCTTTTCCTAAA GTGTCAGAGTATCCCAAGAAGCGTTATATAGAGGCCGGACTGTGGACCAGCACAGGGAGTTGGACAAAGGACGACGCTACAGAAACGGACGATATACGCATGATGGAGACCTCGTAG
- the cdc37l1 gene encoding hsp90 co-chaperone Cdc37-like 1 isoform X1 — MEWLGNSAFPHDKEPSSDPAPAANGFSSVYPHQQSPLSHGCDCAMASLCQGQQRCVKASIVSSWRLAEAQDQLCSLGVHSSESLEQERARTLACPTELTHTEEEWRRKESMLGGHETSRSAVLGAVRSWDVFDKSIINVQHQPEQMDQEKCKTFLQKFDQELKHFGMLHRWDDSQRFLAEMPQIICEETANYLVLWCMRLQQEGKEALMEQVAHQAVVMRFILEMASTSQQDPRGCFRQFFHKAKEGQDVYLEVFHTEFEAFKHRVRESAVKSRCEALHNVEPQPSDTHCRVEPKEALDSFPKVSEYPKKRYIEAGLWTSTGSWTKDDATETDDIRMMETS, encoded by the exons ATGGAGTGGCTTGGGAACAGCGCTTTCCCTCATGATAAAGAGCCGAGCAGTGACCCAGCTCCAGCAGCCAACGGCTTCAGCAGTGTTTATCCTCACCAACAG TCACCGTTGTCGCACGGTTGTGACTGCGCCATGGCGTCGCTGTGTCAGGGCCAGCAGCGCTGTGTGAAGGCCTCCATCGTGTCCAGCTGGAGACTGGCTGAGGCCCAGGATCAGCTCTGCTCTCTGGGCGTCCACAGCTCAGAGTCCCTGGAGCAGGAACGTGCTCGGACTCTGGCCTGTCCCACCGAACTCACGCACACTGAGGAGGAGTGGCGCCGCAAGGAGAGCATGCTGGGAGGTCACGAGACCAGTCGCAGTGCTGTGCTCGGAGCCGTCAGAAGTTGGGACGTTTTTGATAAG AGTATTATCAATGTTCAACATCAACCTGAACAAATGGACCAGGAAAAGTGCAAGACGTTTCTTCAAAAGTTTGATCAAGAGCTCAAGCATTTTG GTATGTTGCACAGATGGGATGACAGTCAACGATTCCTTGCAGAGATGCCTCAGATCATCTGTGAGGAGACGGCCAACTACTTAGTTCTGTGGTGCATGAGACTACAGCAAGAGGGG AAAGAAGCGCTGATGGAGCAGGTGGCGCACCAAGCTGTAGTCATGCGCTTCATCCTGGAGATGGCTTCCACGTCCCAGCAGGATCCTAGAGGCTGCTTCAGACAGTTCTTCCACAAAGCCAAA GAAGGACAAGACGTCTACTTAGAAGTCTTCCATACAGAGTTTGAGGCCTTCAAACACAGAGTGAGAGAATCTGCAGTCAAGTCCAGATGTGAAGCACTCCATAATGTAGAACCACAACCAAgtgacacacactgcagagttGAACCCAAAGAAGCCCTGGACTCTTTTCCTAAA GTGTCAGAGTATCCCAAGAAGCGTTATATAGAGGCCGGACTGTGGACCAGCACAGGGAGTTGGACAAAGGACGACGCTACAGAAACGGACGATATACGCATGATGGAGACCTCGTAG
- the LOC134868182 gene encoding annexin A3-like — protein MSGWEELEMLLDSPSSLTVTSNVRGTVKDKANFKVDEDVSALRKAIEGIGTTEKTLIEVLTQRSNAQRQLIVKAYEKATGRKLVDDLEGDTHGDFEDLLVALVTPPAVYDCQEVIKAIKGAGTTESTLTEIFASRSNKQIKALSEAYLAETGKALIHDLKSEVSGEYGKALLILAEGKRDESTNVDAAKAKADAKALYEAGEKKWGTDEDKFIEILCHRSVPQLRQTLVEYKNISKKTLQESIESEMSGNIEELLVAVVKCVKTVPLYMAERLFKSMKGAGTTESTLTRIIVSRSEVDLMDIRAEYKKLFGFTLYSQLESEVSGSYGKTLKHLCGQDE, from the exons ATGTCTGGTTGG GAAGAATTGGAAATGCTGTTAGACTCCCCCTCCTCACTGACTGTCACG TCTAATGTAAGGGGAACTGTGAAGGACAAGGCTAACTTCAAAGTGGATGAAGATGTGTCTGCACTAAGAAAGGCCATAGAGGGCATCG GTACGACCGAAAAGACACTAATTGAGGTGTTGACCCAAAGAAGTAATGCTCAGCGTCAGCTCATCGTTAAGGCCTATGAGAAAGCAACCGGAAGG AAATTGGTAGACGATCTGGAGGGCGACACCCATGGAGACTTTGAGGACTTGCTAGTTGCTTTGGTAACGCCTCCCGCTGTCTATGACTGCCAGGAAGTCATCAAAGCCATCAAG GGAGCAGGAACAACTGAGTCTACGCTGACAGAAATCTTCGCCTCCAGATCCAACAAACAGATCAAGGCTTTGTCTGAAGCTTACCTTGCAG AAACTGGAAAAGCGCTGATTCATGATCTGAAGTCTGAGGTGTCTGGAGAGTATGGCAAGGCCCTGCTCATCTTGGCTGAG GGGAAGAGAGACGAGAGCACCAATGTGGACGCTGCTAAAGCTAAAGCAGATGCtaag GCCCTGTATGAAGCAGGGGAGAAGAAGTGGGGAACTGATGAAGATAAGTTTATCGAAATCCTCTGCCACAGGAGTGTTCCCCAGCTTCGACAGA CTCTGGTAGAGTACAAGAATATTAGCAAGAAGACTCTGCAGGAGAGCATTGAGAGCGAGATGTCTGGAAACATCGAGGAGCTACTTGTGGCTGTTG ttaAGTGTGTGAAAACCGTTCCTTTATACATGGCTGAGAGGCTTTTCAAGAGCATGAAG GGAGCAGGGACCACCGAGTCCACTCTGACCAGGATTATAGTGAGCCGCTCAGAGGTGGACCTGATGGACATCAGAGCAGAGTATAAGAAGTTGTTTGGATTCACCCTCTACTCCCAGCTCGAG TCTGAAGTGTCGGGCAGTTATGGAAAGACCCTCAAGCATCTATGTGGCCAAGATGAGTAA